A genome region from Meriones unguiculatus strain TT.TT164.6M chromosome 2, Bangor_MerUng_6.1, whole genome shotgun sequence includes the following:
- the Galnt4 gene encoding polypeptide N-acetylgalactosaminyltransferase 4, which produces MAVRWTWAGKSCLLLALLTLAYILVELSVSTLYASPGAGHARELGPRRLSDLETREEDLSQPLYIKPPANSRALGEWGRASKLQLNEGELKQQEELIERYAINIYLSDRISLHRHIEDKRMPECKAKKFQYRSLPTTSVIIAFYNEAWSTLLRTIHSVLETSPAVLLKEIILVDDLSDRVYLKAQLEAYISNLDRVRLIRTNKREGLVRARLIGATFATGDVLTFLDCHCECNSGWLEPLLERISSDETAIVCPVIDTIDWNTFEFYMQTGEPMIGGFDWRLTFQWHSVPKHERDRRTSRIDPIRSPTMAGGLFAVSKKYFQYLGTYDTGMEVWGGENLELSFRVWQCGGKLEIHPCSHVGHVFPKRAPYARPNFLQNTARAAEVWMDEYKEHFYNRNPPARKEAYGDISERRLLRERLKCKSFDWYLKNVFSNLHVPEDRPGWHGAVRSIGISNECLDYNAPDNNPTGANLSLFGCHGQGGNQFFEYTSNKEIRFNSVTELCAEVPEHKDHVGMQNCPKDGLPVPVNIIWHFREDGTVFHPHTGLCLSAYRTSEGRPSVQMKTCNSLDKNQIWRFEK; this is translated from the coding sequence ATGGCCGTGAGGTGGACTTGGGCAGGCAAGAGCTGCCTGCTGCTGGCGCTTTTAACACTGGCGTATATCTTGGTGGAGCTCTCAGTCTCCACTTTGTATGCCTCTCCCGGAGCCGGCCATGCCAGGGAGCTGGGGCCAAGGCGCCTCTCAGACCTTGAGACCAGGGAAGAGGATTTGTCTCAGCCTCTTTATATAAAGCCCCCTGCAAATTCCCGTGCTCTTGGGGAATGGGGGAGAGCAAGCAAACTCCAGCTCAACGAGGGCGAACTAAAGCAGCAAGAAGAACTCATTGAGAGATATGCTATCAACATTTACCTCAGTGACAGGATCTCTCTGCACCGCCACATAGAGGATAAAAGAATGCCTGAGTGTAAAGCCAAGAAATTCCAGTACAGGTCGCTTCCCACCACCTCCGTCATCATCGCCTTCTATAACGAGGCCTGGTCCACTCTGCTTCGAACCATCCACAGCGTTTTAGAGACTTCTCCTGCGGTGCTTTTGAAGGAGATCATCTTGGTCGATGACTTGAGTGACAGAGTTTATTTGAAGGCGCAGCTTGAAGCTTATATCAGCAATCTCGATAGAGTTCGCTTAATTAGAACCAATAAGAGAGAGGGCCTAGTCCGGGCCCGCCTGATTGGGGCCACTTTTGCCACCGGGGATGTCCTCACTTTCCTGGATTGTCACTGTGAGTGTAACTCTGGTTGGCTGGAACCACTTTTGGAAAGGATTAGTAGTGATGAAACAGCAATTGTATGTCCTGTTATCGATACTATTGATTGGAATACTTTTGAATTCTACATGCAGACTGGGGAGCCCATGATTGGTGGGTTTGACTGGCGTTTAACATTCCAGTGGCATTCTGTCCCCAAACATGAAAGGGACCGGCGGACATCAAGAATCGACCCCATCAGGTCACCCACCATGGCAGGAGGACTGTTTGCTGTCAGCAAGAAGTATTTTCAGTACCTGGGAACTTATGACACTGGGATGGAAGTTTGGGGAGGCGAAAATCTTGAGCTGTCTTTCCGGGTTTGGCAGTGTGGTGGCAAACTGGAGATCCACCCATGTTCCCACGTGGGCCACGTGTTTCCCAAGCGGGCGCCATATGCTCGCCCCAATTTCCTACAGAATACCGCTAGGGCAGCCGAAGTATGGATGGATGAATACAAAGAGCATTTCTATAACCGAAACCCACCGGCAAGGAAAGAGGCCTACGGTGATATTTCCGAAAGGAGGCTGCTGAGGGAACGGCTGAAATGTAAGAGCTTCGACTGGTATTTGAAAAACGTGTTTTCCAACTTGCATGTCCCCGAGGATAGACCTGGCTGGCACGGAGCTGTCCGTAGTATAGGCATCTCTAATGAGTGTTTAGATTATAACGCTCCTGACAACAACCCCACAGGTGCTAACCTTTCATTGTTTGGATGTCACGGTCAAGGAGGCAATCAATTCTTTGAATACACTTCAAACAAAGAAATCAGATTTAATTCTGTGACTGAATTATGTGCAGAGGTCCCCGAACATAAGGATCACGTGGGGATGCAGAACTGTCCCAAAGATGGGCTCCCTGTTCCAGTGAATATCATTTGGCATTTCAGAGAAGACGGGACTGTTTTTCACCCTCACACAGGACTGTGTCTCAGTGCTTACCGAACATCTGAAGGCCGACCTAGTGTTCAGATGAAAACGTGTAACTCCCTTGATAAAAATCAGATCTGGAGGTTTGAGAAATAG